The Alosa alosa isolate M-15738 ecotype Scorff River chromosome 11, AALO_Geno_1.1, whole genome shotgun sequence sequence TAACCTGTGCCATCCTACCTGACAAAGTCCGGAGACCTTGAGATGACATGCTGGAATTCAGagaggttcaccgtgccatctTTATCAATGTCCGACTCTTCCAGAATCTACAAAAGCACAATGAAACCCAGTCAAAAGAGTACAGGTTACACAGAGAAAACTCTCAAACTCTGTTTTACAGCTTTGAGACTGTAGAGGGGCCAGAGACTATTGTCATTTTGTACTTTATGTACTTAAACAGGGACAgtgcacaaaaaaaacattaaatgatGCAGACTGCAGATAATTACATTGGTTATTAGCTGTCTCATCTCCTCTTGGGTGAGCCGTGTATCATCGGTGTCACCCGTCAGACAGTTCACCAGTTTTTCCAAGTCCCCTCCATCTAGTGTCCCATCATCATCAAAATCTGTacccagaaaatgtttaatgaGATTTTATTTATACTCTATTCAGGTGTAAGTAACTTGCAAAGTGAGATAGATGCAGGGATTAAAGTTCTAAGGCACTGTGCTTGCTTTTAGACACGGGCCAGGCCGTTCAATATTTGAAAATTGATCATTATATATACATAATGACTTCAAAGGTTTCTGATAACTTAGACAGAGAAATGTTCCTTGCTCTAAGCCCAATGAGATATGTACTCGCCAAAAATACGGAAGGCGTAGTGGGATTTGATTTCCAAGGTTGCCGAGTCACTGAAAGCACTCAAGAGATCCAGGAAGTCCTCAAAGGTGAGACTTCCATCTTTTACCTCAGATGTGGAGAAGACATGACAAATCCTTTTCCGGAAAGGATTTGACTGCAGAACAAATAACCCATGTAGATAGATAGTCAACAGTTATGGAGATAATAAATTTAGCTTATAAGGAAGAGGTCTTAATATCCTGCCATAAATGTCACCTTGAGTTCTGGCAATGCCAGTATTTTATCCATGGGCACCCTGGTGGGGGGATTTCGCTCATCTTTTGTGAGTTCGTTGAATCTTTTGTGAGCACTATAGGAACATACAATGAATATCAATTCGTTTAACATTGTGACTTGAGTAAGCAGCAATGTTGATTTATTTTAGGTGGACTATTATGTTTATATGATATGATAAGTATTCTAACACTTAACTTTTCCTTAACCTCATGTTGCTTAAGTCGGGCAAAGTACTATCTTACCAGGAAGTCGGCTCTATTTTACTACTGGACTCATTTTACCACAGGCTTGCTGTGCCTATTACTATGCACATAGCTGATTTGTAAGGCTGGAAATACTATGCCCTGAAGGAGGTCTGCATGCCGCTACGCGTGGGCATTTTTAACAGGTTTTAACATGTAGGGCATGTCATTTTTGTAATAAAGACATCTTAATTAAGGAGTGCCTTGGTCATCATAAAGTTCTTTCTCTATTTTCTAGCTACTACATATGTGTGGTTTATCTTCCAAATAATGGGGCAAAATACGATTGAACTTGTACTTACAGTAAAATTTCTTGTTTTGATAGAAAAGTAAGCTCctgtgaaaaaataaaaaaaacagacatttgcATCAATCGAGCCATGAAAAAGCCTTTGAGCTACGCATTTCCCAGGTCAAGTTCCTGTTATCAGTCCACGTC is a genomic window containing:
- the LOC125303471 gene encoding calcium and integrin-binding protein 1-like, which encodes MGGSASQLPKEQLAEYQELTFLSKQEILLAHKRFNELTKDERNPPTRVPMDKILALPELKSNPFRKRICHVFSTSEVKDGSLTFEDFLDLLSAFSDSATLEIKSHYAFRIFDFDDDGTLDGGDLEKLVNCLTGDTDDTRLTQEEMRQLITNILEESDIDKDGTVNLSEFQHVISRSPDFVSSFKIVL